One segment of Panicum virgatum strain AP13 chromosome 3K, P.virgatum_v5, whole genome shotgun sequence DNA contains the following:
- the LOC120697944 gene encoding putative clathrin assembly protein At2g01600: protein MASMQSWRKAYGAIKDTTTVSLANLNSDFKDLDVAIVKATNHVECPPKERHLRKVVAATSIARPRADVAYCIHALARRLAKTRNWIVALKTLVVIHRLLREGDPTFREELLNFTQRGQILQLSNFKDDSSPIAWDCSAWVRTYGLFLEERLECFRVLKYDVEAERLSKQGQGPEKGHSRTRELDSQDLLEQLPALQQLLYRLVGCRPEGAANNNYLVQYALALVLKESFKIYCAINDGIINLVDKFFEMPRHEALKALEIYRRAGQQAGNLSEFYENCRGLELARNFQFPTLREPPQTFLATMEEYVKEAPRMVPVREPLELPERLLLTYKPEESEEIPEPAPVEEEKAPVEEPDPVPPVTEVVSPPPKTEMPDTGDLLGLNDPSPAVSAIEESNALALAIVPTEGTSTTGNTAFQDRGFDPTGWELALVTAPSNTTSSASSSTLGGGFDKLILDSLYDDGAYRQRQQQQLYGSAAPNPFMTNDPFAMSSQVAPPPSVQMAAMSRQHQQIPTVMQPNPFGPPMQPQMGMGPATNNPFLDAGFGPFPVANNGHRQHNPFGGAQLL, encoded by the exons ATGGCGTCGATGCAGAGCTGGCGCAAGGCCTACGGCGCCATCAAGGACACCACCACCGTCAGCCTCGCCAACCTCAACTCCGACTTCAAG GATCTGGATGTGGCGATCGTGAAGGCGACTAACCACGTGGAGTGCCCGCCCAAGGAGCGCCACCTGCGCA AAGTTGTTGCGGCGACGTCCATCGCCAGGCCACGGGCTGATGTTGCCTACTGCATCCACGCTCTTGCCCGCCGTCTTGCCAAGACCCGCAACTGGATT GTTGCACTGAAAACACTTGTAGTGATCCATAGGCTACTTCGCGAGGGCGATCCTACATTTCGAGAAGAGCTTCTTAACTTTACACAAAGGGGACAGATTCTACAACTTTCAAACTTTAAGGATGATTCCAGCCCGATTG CTTGGGATTGTTCTGCTTGGGTTCGCACATATGGTTTGTTTTTGGAGGAAAGGTTGGAATGCTTCAGAGTTCTGAAGTATGATGTCGAAGCTGAGCGTTTGTCCAAACAGGGTCAAGGTCCTGAAAAG GGACACAGTAGAACTAGAGAGTTGGATTCACAGGATCTATTAGAGCAACTGCCAGCGTTGCAGCAGTTATTATACAGACTTGTGGGATGCCGG CCTGAAGGAGCTGCAAATAACAACTACTTGGTGCAATATGCTCTAGCTTTG GTGCTAAAAGAAAGCTTCAAAATTTATTGTGCGATAAATGATGGAATTATCAACCTTGTTGATAAG TTTTTTGAGATGCCAAGACATGAAGCACTTAAAGCTCTTGAAATCTACAGAAGGGCCGGTCAACAG GCTGGGAATCTATCAGAGTTCTATGAGAATTGCCGGGGTTTGGAGCTTGCGAGGAATTTTCAATTTCCCACTCTGAGGGAG CCACCACAAACATTTCTTGCAACTATGGAGGAGTATGTGAAGGAGGCTCCACGTATGGTTCCAGTTCGAGAACCCCTG GAACTTCCTGAGAGGCTTCTTCTTACATACAAACCTGAGGAGTCAGAGGAAATTCCTGAGCCTGCTCCTGTAGAAGAGGAAAAGGCACCAGTTGAAGAACCTGATCCGGTACCACCTGTTACCGAAGTTGTTTCACCTCCTCCCAAGACTGAGATGCCAGATACTGGTGATTTGCTG GGCTTAAATGATCCAAGCCCTGCTGTATCAGCAATAGAGGAAAGCAATGCTCTTGCCTTGGCTATTGTTCCTACAG AGGGTACTTCAACAACCGGTAACACTGCGTTTCAAGATAGGGGGTTTGATCCAACAGGATGGGAGCTCGCCCTTGTTACCGCTCCGAGCAACACAACTTCATCTGCTTCTAGCAGTACATTG GGTGGTGGATTCGACAAGCTCATCTTGGACAGCCTTTATGATGATGGGGCTTACAGGCAGAGACAACAGCAGCAGCTATATGGTTCAGCAGCGCCTAATCCATTCATGACAAATGATCCTTTTGCAATGTCCAGCCAAGTCGCTCCCCCACCATCAGTGCAAATGGCTGCCATGTCTCGGCAGCATCAACAGATCCCAACGGTGATGCAACCAAATCCCTTCGGACCACCAATGCAACCGCAGATGGGCATGGGCCCTGCAACAAACAATCCTTTTCTGGATGCTGGCTTCGGGCCATTCCCGGTGGCGAACAACGGGCATCGGCAACATAACCCATTCGGTGGTGCCCAACTTCTGTAG
- the LOC120697945 gene encoding phosphomethylethanolamine N-methyltransferase-like, with protein MDAAGRAPVMAVANGIGEVERKVQKSYWEEHSKDLTVESMMLDSRAADLDKEERPEILSLLPSYKGKSVLELGAGIGRFTGDLAKEAGHILALDFIESVIKKNESINGHNKNITFMCADVTSPDLKIEDNSFDLIFSNWLLMYLSDEEVEKLVGKMVKWLKVGGHIFFRESCFHQSGDSKRKVNPTHYREPRFYTKVFKEGHSYDKSGNSFELSLVTCKCIGAYVKNKKNQNQICWLWEKVKSTEDRDFQRFLDNVQYKTSGILRYERIFGEGYVSTGGVETTKEFVGMLDLKPGQKVLDVGCGIGGGDFYMAENYDVHVLGIDLSINMVSFAIERAIGRKCSVEFEVADCTTKDYPENSFDVIYSRDTILHIQDKPALFRSFFKWLKPGGKVLISDYCKNPGKPSEEFAAYIRQRGYDLHDVKAYGQMLENAGFHDVIAEDRTEQFLSVLRRELAEVEKNKEAFLADFSQEDYDDIVNGWNAKLKRSSAGEQRWGLFIATK; from the exons atggacgccgccggccgcgcccccgTGATGGCCGTCGCGAATG GGATCGGCGAGGTGGAGCGGAAGGTGCAGAAGAGCTACTGGGAGGAGCACTCCAAGGACCTCACCGTCGAGTCCATGATGCTCgactcccgcgccgccgacctcgACAAGGAGGAGCGCCCCGAG ATCCTGTCGTTGCTTCCATCCTACAAAGGGAAATCAGTTCTAGAGCTTGGTGCTGGAATAGGACGCTTTACTGGAGATCTGGCAAAAGAAGCTGGGCACATTCTAGCACTGGATTTTATAGAAAGTGTGATTAAGAAG AATGAAAGCATAAATGGACACAACAAGAACATAACTTTCATGTGTGCTGATGTAACATCTCCTGACTTGAAGATTGAAGACAACTCCTTTGATCTGATATTTTCAAACTGGCTATTAATGTACCTTTCAGATGAGGAG GTTGAGAAGCTTGTGGGGAAAATGGTAAAATGGTTAAAGGTAGGTGGCCATATATTCTTTAGAGAATCATGTTTTCACCAATCTGGAGATTCGAAAAGAAAAGTGAACCCAACACACTACAGAGAACCAAGGTTTTATACTAAG GTATTTAAAGAGGGCCATTCATATGATAAAAGTGGAAATTCTTTTGAACTTTCTCTAGTGACTTGTAAGTGTATTGGGGCTTATGTCAAAAATAAGAAGAATCAAAACCAg ATTTGTTGGTTATGGGAAAAGGTAAAATCAACAGAAGACAGAGATTTTCAAAGATTCCTGGACAACGTGCAATACAAAACTAGTGGAATCCTACGTTATGAGCGTATCTTTGGTGAAGGTTATGTGAGCACTGGTGGAGTCG AGACTACTAAGGAATTCGTGGGTATGCTGGATCTTAAACCTGGCCAGAAAGTACTTGATGTTGGATGTGGAATTGGAGGAGGCGACTTTTATATGGCTGAGAACTATGACGTTCATGTTCTTGGTATTGATCTTTCCATTAACATGGTTTCATTTGCAATTGAACGTGCCATTGGACGCAAGTGCTCGGTTGAGTTTGAGGTTGCTGATTGCACCACAAAGGATTACCCGGAAAATAGTTTTGACGTTATCTACAGCCGTGACACCATCCTTCACATACAA GACAAGCCTGCTTTGTTCAGAAGCTTCTTCAAATGGCTGAAACCCGGTGGCAAAGTCCTAATCAGTGACTACTGTAAGAATCCTGGGAAACCATCAGAAGAATTTGCTGCGTACATTAGGCAGAGAGGTTATGACCTTCATGATGTGAAGGCTTATGGGCAG ATGCTTGAGAATGCTGGTTTTCATGACGTCATCGCGGAAGACCGCACTGAACAG TTCCTTAGTGTTCTACGGAGGGAGCTAGCTGAGGTTGAAAAGAACAAAGAGGCTTTCCTAGCAGACTTCAGCCAG GAGGACTACGACGACATCGTGAACGGCTGGAACGCGAAGCTGAAACGGAGCTCTGCCGGTGAGCAGAGGTGGGGTCTGTTCATTGCTACCAAGTGA
- the LOC120697948 gene encoding uncharacterized membrane protein YuiD-like isoform X1 yields the protein MRGSEMLTAARAAGTAPSTASSGAAAAADLAGAGGAGAIGGGGGNFPLAVALLAFAFANFINILSIWLKEKKWDARKFLSSAGIMSSLSATVGSLAVAVGQQEGADSSAFALALVFAAVVCTEINQVMYDASGIRWHTGRQAALLNQIVCDFPPEHPIISTFRPLREPLGHSPLQVFAGALVGCTIAYFMGKSV from the exons ATGAGGGGTAGCGAGATGTTGACCGCGGCGCGTGCCGCCGGCACGGCCCCGTCCACCGCCTcctcgggggcggcggcggcggcggacctggCGGGAGCAGGGGGCGCGGGCGCcatcggcgggggcggcggcaacttccccctcgccgtcgccctcctCGCCTTCGCCTTCGCCAACTTCATCAACATCCTCTCCATCTG GTTAAAAGAGAAGAAGTGGGATGCAAGGAAATTTCTTAGTTCGGCTGGAATCATGTCGTCTCTTTCTGCAACAGTGGGGAGTTTGGCCGTTGCTGTGGGTCAACAAGAAGGCGCAGATAGCTCTGCGTTTGCCCTCGCATTGGTTTTTGCTGCCGTTGTATGTACTGAAATCAATCAG GTAATGTATGATGCATCAGGAATCAGATGGCACACGGGTCGCCAAGCTGCG TTGTTAAATCAAATAGTTTGTGATTTCCCGCCAGAACATCCAATTATCTCGACCTTTAGGCCTCTAAGGGAACCTCTTGGACACAGTCCACTTCAG GTTTTTGCAGGAGCACTTGTTGGTTGTACTATTGCATATTTCATGGGAAAATCCGTATAA
- the LOC120697948 gene encoding uncharacterized membrane protein YuiD-like isoform X2 codes for MRGSEMLTAARAAGTAPSTASSGAAAAADLAGAGGAGAIGGGGGNFPLAVALLAFAFANFINILSIWLKEKKWDARKFLSSAGIMSSLSATVGSLAVAVGQQEGADSSAFALALVFAAVVMYDASGIRWHTGRQAALLNQIVCDFPPEHPIISTFRPLREPLGHSPLQVFAGALVGCTIAYFMGKSV; via the exons ATGAGGGGTAGCGAGATGTTGACCGCGGCGCGTGCCGCCGGCACGGCCCCGTCCACCGCCTcctcgggggcggcggcggcggcggacctggCGGGAGCAGGGGGCGCGGGCGCcatcggcgggggcggcggcaacttccccctcgccgtcgccctcctCGCCTTCGCCTTCGCCAACTTCATCAACATCCTCTCCATCTG GTTAAAAGAGAAGAAGTGGGATGCAAGGAAATTTCTTAGTTCGGCTGGAATCATGTCGTCTCTTTCTGCAACAGTGGGGAGTTTGGCCGTTGCTGTGGGTCAACAAGAAGGCGCAGATAGCTCTGCGTTTGCCCTCGCATTGGTTTTTGCTGCCGTT GTAATGTATGATGCATCAGGAATCAGATGGCACACGGGTCGCCAAGCTGCG TTGTTAAATCAAATAGTTTGTGATTTCCCGCCAGAACATCCAATTATCTCGACCTTTAGGCCTCTAAGGGAACCTCTTGGACACAGTCCACTTCAG GTTTTTGCAGGAGCACTTGTTGGTTGTACTATTGCATATTTCATGGGAAAATCCGTATAA
- the LOC120697947 gene encoding pentatricopeptide repeat-containing protein At1g07740, mitochondrial-like, whose amino-acid sequence MPATAATRSSRRRRPKKFLYKPKPPPEPHPFLLHLKSLPSPVAAAAALLSAPRHLHDHPFAACVLYRLARARLFPLLPPLLAALRSLRVPLRPTAFAALIDRLGAASRLDAALLVFCAVPAFCSHSSTTFHALLHALVCNGRVDAAREMLPQAPKLGVRTNAVSYNIILKGVCHRDGFSGARAVLEEMLARGVRPTVVTFNTLVGTACREGELAAAERLVDEMARRGVAPNAVTYALLTQGLCDVGRYDEASKLMFDMEYRDCQPEAANYGVLMSACALRGDAEGVRQLISDMRKRKLKPDDASYNVLIRCLCDAGRVDEAHRALVEMQLKDGAAPSAATYRVLLDGCCEARDFELGLRVFNAMLASGHCPLARTFRHLVRGLGEDGKGEEACFVLEQMALRGLRLDAEGWQSVAACVCSSSSSASEVKLFDDLVSSA is encoded by the coding sequence ATGCCGGCCACCGCAGCAACGCGCagcagccgccgtcgccgccccaaGAAGTTTCTCTACAAGCCGAAGCCCCCGCCGGAGCCGcaccccttcctcctccacctcaAGTCCCTCCCTtccccggtcgccgccgcggccgcgctcctCTCCGCGCCGCGGCACCTCCACGACCACCCTTTCGCCGCGTGCGTGCTCTACcgcctcgcgcgcgcgcgcctctTCCCGCTCTTGcccccgctcctcgccgcgctccgGTCGCTCCGCGTCCCGCTGCGGCCAACCGCCTTCGCCGCCCTCATCGACCGCCTCGGCGCCGCGTCCCGCCTGGACGCCGCGCTCCTCGTCTTCTGCGCCGTCCCGGCCTTCTGCTCCCACTCCAGCACCACGTTCCACGCCCTCCTCCACGCCCTCGTCTGCAACGGCCGCGTCGACGCCGCGCGGGAGATGCTCCCGCAGGCCCCTAAGCTCGGCGTCCGGACCAACGCCGTGTCCTACAACATCATCCTCAAGGGGGTCTGCCACAGGGACGGCTTCTCGGGCGCCCGCGCGGTGCTCGAGGAAATGCTCGCCCGCGGCGTGCGGCCGACGGTGGTGACGTTCAACACCCTGGTGGGCACGGCGTGCCGCGAAGGGGAActggccgcggcggagcggctCGTGGACGAGATGGCACGCAGGGGCGTCGCCCCGAACGCCGTCACGTACGCCCTGCTGACGCAGGGGCTCTGCGATGTCGGGCGGTACGACGAGGCCAGTAAGCTGATGTTCGACATGGAGTACCGGGACTGCCAGCCCGAGGCGGCCAACTACGGCGTGCTGATGAGCGCGTGCGCGCTGCGCGGCGACGCCGAGGGCGTCAGGCAGCTCATCTCCGATATGCGCAAGCGCAAGCTGAAGCCCGACGACGCGAGCTACAACGTCCTCATCAGGTGCCTGTGCGACGCCGGCAGGGTCGACGAGGCGCACAGGGCGCTCGTCGAGATGCAGCTCAAGGACGGCgccgcgccgagcgcggccaCGTATCGCGTCCTCCTCGACGGCTGCTGCGAAGCGCGCGACTTCGAGCTGGGCCTGCGGGTCTTCAACGCGATGCTGGCGAGCGGCCATTGCCCGCTGGCGCGCACGTTCCGGCACCTGGTGAGAGGGCTCGGCGAGGACGGGAAGGGGGAGGAGGCATGCTTCGTCTTAGAACAGATGGCGCTGAGGGGGTTGCGGCTGGATGCAGAAGGGTGGCAGTCCGTTGCTGCATGCgtttgcagcagcagcagcagcgcaagTGAGGTGAAGCTCTTCGACGACTTGGTGTCATCAGCTTGA